Below is a window of Pleurodeles waltl isolate 20211129_DDA chromosome 4_1, aPleWal1.hap1.20221129, whole genome shotgun sequence DNA.
CATCGGGCAACTATCCGGAGGTGCAACATTATATAATACTGCTCTTcttgtgacattttcaaacagcaaCTCTGAACAGAAAGAGAAATGACACACTCTCGAAGCCTGCCATATCAGAGGCATGTTACATGAGTGATTTTGTGAGCGCACACAAATGCAGGCGCGTGCACACACAGAAGAAAGACTCTATTATGCAGTCTGACTTTGAACTCTACGTCCTTTGCGTCACAGCTGAAGGCTGTACTCACATTCTCATATTATCTGCTGCAGAAGACACAcatagaagaaaaataaataaagattaaCAGACATTTGACTGAAATATCGTTGGGGGCTAAAGTGCAACCATCGTGAATGACAAGTATAAAACCACTTCTTTTGCGCCACGCTTCAATTTCATATCTTCCTGTTTGAACATCCCAATGCAAGTGGCCATCATAACTAAGAACCCCCCTACCTCTGAACCTTTAGCTGTACAAAAAGTAATGTAAAACTGTAAATGACAGAATATATAAAATCCACtaatttcacaaaaaaataaaaacttcagcTAGCACTATCCGGCAATCAAACACTAATATATAAGCCAAATAAAATGAATTATACTTGCACTCCATGAAAAAAAACTTTGTCCCCCCTAGACATGATTGTTTTAGTTTAAGGAAGCAGCAATGCATGTTTATTTTTGACCAGATTCCTTTAATTTATTGACTGCAATTTCGAGTGCTATATTCCTTGCCAGTTGGAAACGTGTAACTATGTCTACTTAAATATTGTAGTGAGAGTAATGCAGTTATATGCTGTTTTTTCAAAATGCCTTGACGAAACATTTTCCGAAACCCTACCTGTTTTTACTGCTTGTGTATTAATGACGAGGCTTACACCATTTAGAATATCCCTATGTGTCTGAGAATGTAAATGGTCACACTTGATTTATTTTAAAAgtattgtatttatttgttttcaatgatatcattgatgataGGAAAAGAGAGACAGACTGAAAAAGACAAGCAGGTCAGCAGCTCTAGTCCCGAGCCCTCAACCACTCCAGAAATCAGGACACCTATTAGATTTGAAATATTCCCTGGCATCTCAACCCTGGGGCTTTAGGCGTCTACCAGGGAGAGGCTCTGTCCTACAATTTGCCCTGAGGAATGTTGTAAAACCAGCCCACTGTGCACCCAACAAGTGGACAGAATCCGACCTTCTGTAGGGATGTTTGGAGGatgagagaactgtagttacacccacaaaaccattatgatttttttttttttgcaaactgcgttTTTACTGCAGGATGTTCGACCTTACACAAAGCATCATTCCTCGTAACAACAAAACCAACCAACGGAGTACAAGCCCAAAACGAAATCTGCCGCCGTCCCTGTGCCAGGGTCCAGTTTTAGCATTTGGGTCTATGAGGCTTGAGTCAATGAGGTATGGCAAGTCTGCTGCTGCCTTATATaaacagactggggccactgaTATGTGGTGGTCTCAGTGGGATGTGAAGTTGTAGGGGGTAAATTGTGCAGTGCTTGAGGTACCACCCTGTAGCGTGTTTACATTGTTTGGCAGTGCTATATTTAGAGTAACAAAATCAAATACCACCAACTCAAAACTGTTTACATGATCCAACCACTACCACCAAATAATTCAAATGCTACTGCATACAAATAATCAGactcctatgtactctgtaggCTGCAACCTGCAGTTCAACATGCGGCCACTGCAGGCTGCAAAGCAAGAGAAGGACACATGCATGCCGCACTGGAGAGCATCTGCAGTACTCTGAAAGCTGTTACCCACATTTATCAAACAGCACAAGCTAAGCCCCCAACTCTTTATAGCTTCCAATTGCACCAAATTTTTCTGTAGTACATGAAGTACTAAGATATTTGTTTACTAATCCAGCAGTTTATAATAAGGACTTTCTACACACTAAAATCACAAGCATGTTAAGCATTTTAATGGCGAGAAATGCACAGGGAAATAACATTTCATGTATACACTGGAAACGAGGAATTGTATACTTACTGCGGCATATAATCTCCCTTTGTTGTTCATTGCTACAAAACGTTCACTTTTCACACCAAACAAACTAACAACACCTCGTTCTACGGTTGATATTTCTAACAGACCTAAGTGAAGAAAAGGTACATTTAGTGTCATGCATTGCACCTTCACAGGATGGCATATGCACTGATCATAGTTTTCAATGTGCCTACAGCAGGTCATTCCAGTCAGCTCATGCAAAAACCTAAACTGACTGCAGTGTGTGGTCATCTTTGCAAAACTGAGGCTATCAAAGGCTTGTTAATCCAACCATCAACTATTAGAGCCAAATATGAAGCAGAATCCCCAGTAAGGCTCGTGCTTTAGACGTGATACATGAATGAGTTCCACACAAAACAACTTCTTAAATTGCATAGTGAACTATTTTGGGCCGGGTGACAGCGGCAATGGGTCATTCAAAAAGAAAAGCTCCGGGGATGTGAAAATCTGTGCTACAGAGAAACAGCAAACTGCTCCTAGGTTCTACCACTGTAAAGGGCAGCCGAGTAAAAATAAGTTGGCATCTAAATTTGTCCGAGCATTCATGACATGCCTCGGCCTGGATATTTCCAGTGCGCACTGAACTGAGAGCTTTTCAGAAAACAAACAGATCTAGTGTCACTAAATGCCAAGAAGCTACGACATTTGTACCATCCATGCATTAAAGATCACAGTTTTACTACTATGCGACGTCGATGCTACGGTATTTCAGGATGGTACTCACTGTATTGGTTTTCACTATGGACACCATTTATCCTTCCATCTGGGAGGATCTGAAGGTGAAACCCGATGCCCACGTTGCAGTAAAGCCTCCGCATTCGCTTGATTCCCAACAAATATTCCGTCTCCCAGTTCACAGATGACTTCTCCGCTGCCATCTCGGCAAGGGACCTGGAAAACAGAGACCCCCACCCTTGATCCAGAAAGGTCCCATTAGTTCGACTCGGAAGCGGGTAGGTCGACACAATCCCGGCCAGAAAGCAGAGGAGAACACAAGTGGGCAACGTCCAGTGAATGCTGGCTCCGCGGGGCATAGTGATGAGTAGCCTTTGTGCGATGGCCATCCGGTTCACCTTCTGGGCACGTGGTCAGAATTAATGACCCTAAAAATACCGcccttcttgttttcctcccttctGCATGGCGGCctaggcttatttttggaaggcagaTAGGGATTGCGGACATGAAACTGAAACCTGGAAGCAGTTTTGTGGAGAAGACAAAGAGACCAGCAAAGCTCCAAGTGCTGGGGACCATGGTTTGTAGCTCCTGCTCGCTCGTGGGCAGCCGGGATATATTTGTGTGATCTATCTATACAGCTCAAAGGCCGTCCCACCCCTTAGCATCATCCTGACATCAGGAACTTGCCTGAGGTACTTCAGCTGTGCAGCAAGAGCTGTAACACTAACCTGCTGTCTGTGTCAAGTTTGCTGCGAGACTCGAGGAGCGAAGTTTCATTGGACAGCGTGCAGTGACTACTGACTGTGGAGGGGCCTCCCAAGGTCCAAACTGGTTGGACGGTCATATACCCCGCAAGCAGCTTCCTTATTTAGGGAAGGAGGTGTAAAAAAAGTTCTGGGCCTCACCAGTGAGCAATGATAATCCTGCTGGCCCTTCCTATGCAGCCCGCTCAGAGGGTTTACATTAGCTAGCAGGGGCGGCACTGTCAAGGTTTCGGGAAACAATTTGGAGCACTGCAGTTTGACTATTTGTCAGACTTCGGAATtctttaaaatattattcactgcTGTTCAGATTCCTGTCTAGAAAGACTCTATATTAGCAACGCAACATCGACAGTAGTGTCGCCCTAAAAACACAAAACAGGACTCCAGGTATTACTTTCAAGTATGTAATTTTTTATACTTTTAACCAATTTGAATCACATTGTACAACTTTTCCATGCATCTACAGGCGCAATGTGTCTTTGGAAAAATAATGCACGTTTTCAGAAACATATCTATGCATTAAATTTTTATCACCCTTAGAATTCCTGACTGGCTTTATGTATTCAACTGGAATTCTCCAAAAATGTCCATGTAATCGTGCTGTAGTGTTTATAACTACAAACCTGCAGTTTGCTACGTGGGCGGAGATTGCTGCAACAACACAGGCTGGCTAGAAGCTACCAGATTGAAAAAGCTTTTATTCAGCTTCAGATAGCATGCATTTTGAAATTCCCAAACTTAAGGGGGCTTTAAGCAGCCCCTTGAAGCCACCTATTCAAAACAGAATAAAAACCCTTTGTAACGGCCACACAGAACTAGTCTATTACGCATTACTGTGTATTTTTCTACAGCATGTCATTCATATTGCACAATTTAGGTATTAAAATCTGATTCCGTTTAAGGTTCCATATCTCCAGCGTTCAAGACCCACCACTTCTTCAGTTGAGACCGATGTGTCGAAAAATATTCCTTCAGGCTTCCGTTAGGCCATACTAAAGGTAGAGTTTGGTACTAAATACACAGTTTATCCCGAAGTTTTCAAATCCCTTAACAGCCAATGACTTTTAGAAAGGTTTTGATATTTCATTTTTGTATAATGTCAGCTGTAATTTCAGCTTCTTGTTTGTTGCTTTCTCTGTATTggcttctggaaaaaggatttctgAAATGATCCTTGAATTGCATGTTATGTTTGGCAAACAACTGAAGAGAAACCTACCGttacgttgttagaaatgggtctttggttgacagtcaggttaccccctgttcaagcaaggaccctcactctagtcagggtgaaagagaatcaccctcagctaacccctgcttacacccttggtagcttggcagagcagtaggcttaacttcagagtgctaggtgtaaagtatttgtaccaacacacacagtaacttaatgaaaacactccaaaatgacacaacacaggtttagaaaaataggaaatatttatctaaacaaatcaagactaaaataacaaaaatccacaatacacaagtcaagttatcaattaaaaagcaaaaagagtctttatgtagtttaaaacacacactaacactgttagcgtgaaaatgtaccttgggtgtgtcaaaaacaaCCCGCACtcgtgagtgtgcatcaaaaagggcttgcgatgcgttggttTCACTCAGGAGCGAGACCTTACTTTGTttttcctttcgtcgggtcggggcgcattgtttcttctctctgccggAAAGCAATgtgttgatctggtcagcactctcgggtccgggcagaccttgcgttgtttttacacgcccagaggtgtttgcgttggaaatccagctgcatgatgatctgaaaatcacgcagcgtgggttgcgatctcccaacctccgtcagtgatgctgcgcatcgtttctccagctttgTGCATTGATTGTTCGGTCGCATTTccagcgagcgttgattttcagccactgggccggcagcgtgtcgtttcttcagccacaaatTGGAGTCGCgtaaatcttttccccgcacggcgctctgtgcgtggatttcctcctcttaggctgccagcttctcctttcagggtcccaggaactcgatgggcaccacagggtagagtaggagtctctccagagactccaggtgctggcagagggaaggctttgctgtccctgagacttcaaacaacaggaggtaagctctaaatcaagcccttggagatcttcacaagatggaaggcacacaaagtccagtctttgccctctcactctggcagaagcagtaactgcaggatagctccacaaagcacagtcacaggcagggcagctcttcttcctcagctcttcagctcttctccaggcagagggtcctcttgatttccagaagtgttctaaagtctgtggttttggatgcccttcttatacccattttctcctttgaagtaggcctgcttcaaactaaagtctcttttgaatgtgaaatcctgccttgcccaggccaggccccagacactcaccagggggttggagactgcattgtgtgagggcaggcacagtcctttcaggtgtgagtgaccactccttccctccctcctagaacagatggctcatcaggaaatgcagactacaccccagctccctttgtgtcactgtctagtgtgaagtgcaaccagcccaactgtcaaactgacccagacagggaatacacaaacaggcagagtcacagaaatggaagaaaatgctcactttctaaaagtggcattttgaaacaacaatctcaaaatcaactttactaaaaaatgtatttttaaattgtgagctcatagaacccaaactccacatgtccatccgctcccaaagggaatctacattttaatcagatttaaaggtagcccccatgttaacctatgagagggacaggccttgcaacagtgaaaaacgaatttagcaatatttcactgtcaggacatgtaaaacacattactatatgtcctaccttaaccatacactgcaccctgcccttggggctaccgagggcctaccttaggggtgtctgacatgtaagaaaagggaaggtttaggcctggcaagtggatacacttgccaagtcgaatttacagttaaaacttcacacacagacactgcagtggcaggtctgagacatgattacagagctacttctgtgggtggcacaaccagtgctgcaggcccactagtagcatttgatttacaggccctggcacatctagtgcactctactagggacttactagtaaatcaaaatgccaatcatggataagccaattacatacacattttgtaaaagagcacttgcacttcagtactggttagcagtggtaaagtgcacagagtaacaaaaacagcaaaatcagattccatcccacatcaacaacctgggtcacagaggcaaagagtaaaggagaccacactaaggatgaaaagtctaacatatgtCATCACCAAAACCTATGCCACTGAACAAAGGCACTTCACCCAAAAACAAGACCTGCCAGGGTATCTAAACTTTTGGCAAACGTTGAAGCATAACATCACAAGCACTTTATCAAATCCATCCAAGCCCTAAATAAGTTCCACACTGGGCCAGAGCCTTTACCCTTTTGTCCCTGAATGACAACAGCATAGCACAGGCAGAAAACATTGTAACCACATTTGTCAAAGTAGGGCTTCCATGATTTGTGTCCTTGAAAACCTAACGCCATACCCCTAATATATGAATACCCTTTATGAAGGGTTCCCTAAATATTATATTGACCTCCTTAACAGGTGCAAATCATACATGTCAAACCCATTCTAGGTGAAATAAACTGCATTTCTGACATTTTAAAAATCTCCACTGGCGACCAGTTGGATTCATGCTCTAACTCAAGGTCTTGGGCCCTACGCACATTTCAAACAAACATGCTGAGCTCATGTGGATGAAAGAGCTTGCACAGTCCATCAGACCTGCAAGTTAAAAACACCTGCATCAGAGCACACCAGCATAGGAGACAGAACTCCATCCTCTAGAATAAATTAACCTTATGTTTGTGGTTTTTATATGATAAAACTCAGAGTGCTGAGATATTAGGGCATTAGATAGCAGACTTTCCTATTATTTTCTGATTTGATTTCTATTCGCCAGCTCAGAGTCGAATACGCAACCTCACAATTTTCTGTGAAAATGTGGGAATATGAGATTTTTCTAACAAGAATGTGTGATCTCCAATTCTGCCTTATCGTTGTTATTAGTAACTTGATTGGCAATCACCCAGTCCTAAAGGTCCCTGTACAATCAATTCCTTTATCTTTAGCTTATCTGTACCCCTAGAAAAAGGgaccaactatatgcaaatcagtcttggaccCACATACTTCAGCGCAGAAAGCTAGACTACATCCTCTCTGAATGGGAGTATTAGCAACATAAGGTTTTTGCAGTCAAGTGTCGCCAACCTAGTGGTGGAATCCTCCAATGTGCTGTCTCAGTTTGCAATGAAGGTGTTTGGTAAAACTGCTTAATAAAATCAGGAATAGGAGAGGTCTTAGAAGTTCTCCAAAGGTGAGTTCAGTTCCATTTCTGAAATATCGCAATTTTTCAAAATTGGAGAATACAAAATCTAAATTGGCAAGAGAACTGCATCCTGTTATCTTTGCCCTGAACCTTCGGAGACTGGGCTTAGAAACGCAAAAGCTAAAGAAGTTATTTTTCCTGATGTAGGTGAAATCAATTGAAGACCCAAAGTGAGGATAGCAGTAGACCTAAGCGGAGAAGTTTCTTTGTTGAAGGTAGGGAAGACTGGAGCTGGGAGGCAGTTGCACTCACtccagtgaagcatatatttacCCCACCTCCTTGAAAGTCTTCTGCCCTCTAGAGTAATTGTTAAACATAATTCCATCATTTTAGCTTGGAATGTAGCTGGTTTACAGAAAATCATTGCAGACCCCAAAGATTATCACTGCACAGTCAAATATGATGTGCTTTACTTTTAAGAGACATTGCGGCCGATGGATACCAAATACAAGGTTGTTGGGAATGTTTCTCACCAGGTAAACATGTTGTAGGGAATCCTAGTTTGctttaatgggattacaggagttagtttagcctttggcttgcagactcgtgcccccataacctagtgacttttaacctacttagattgctctgtcttagctcatttaattatttaattcacctaagatggctgccttgtttatagttaggccacttgcattgctttgcattatcagtgcaccgtgctaaggcgtcaagatcaagcgacaaaaacaaacaaacagcaggtgttcacacttagggattttccctctctatactttcgagggatttatttataataattgccatcccaagcatgtctgttatctattgtttgggaacacacctacgtcaggggtccttgtagatctgtataaatacatcgcactttagacagataatcagagagattccgaccagagggcatcgccaccatcgctgatatcgatgctgcacgtcgtcttgatgctgacccagtcttcgtgtccctgcggagtctgagatagagacctcattccaaggtaaagagggttgggggctcctctcatggtcatggcattggcagattatgtttaacaaacccagctctcctttaggtaggaggttcggTGTATCATATtaaggtattagggcatattacacctcttatgtcttttacatgcattgcaagatggtgggggtctttgtaataatga
It encodes the following:
- the FGF6 gene encoding fibroblast growth factor 6, translating into MAIAQRLLITMPRGASIHWTLPTCVLLCFLAGIVSTYPLPSRTNGTFLDQGWGSLFSRSLAEMAAEKSSVNWETEYLLGIKRMRRLYCNVGIGFHLQILPDGRINGVHSENQYSLLEISTVERGVVSLFGVKSERFVAMNNKGRLYAAEYFQDECKFNEILLSNNYNAYESTTYRGAYVGLSKYGRVKKGIKISPAMTVTHFLPRI